From Cricetulus griseus strain 17A/GY chromosome 1 unlocalized genomic scaffold, alternate assembly CriGri-PICRH-1.0 chr1_0, whole genome shotgun sequence, a single genomic window includes:
- the LOC100751059 gene encoding zinc finger protein 431-like isoform X2: protein MAEVGSPDKNAVTYDDVHVNFTSDEWALMDTSQKNLYKEVMRDTYRNLTDIGYNWEDNNIEEPDQISTQHGR, encoded by the exons ATGGCCGAGGTGGGAAGCCCTGACAAG AATGCAGTGACTTATGATGATGTGCATGTAAATTTCACGTCGGATGAGTGGGCTTTGATGGATACTtcccagaagaatctctacaaagaagTGATGCGGGATACCTACAGGAACCTCACTGACATAG GCTACAATTGGGAAGACAATAATATTGAAGAACCTGATCAAATATCTACACAACATGGAAGGTAA